Proteins encoded in a region of the Zea mays cultivar B73 chromosome 2, Zm-B73-REFERENCE-NAM-5.0, whole genome shotgun sequence genome:
- the LOC103647838 gene encoding serine/threonine-protein kinase STY46 isoform X2 produces the protein MEDDDTEGVGESTCPPAADRGGSSSAGGGGGDSHGYTDIEKEVFDRLMEKRIPEVVADPVAFREELHRHFERLPLSYAIDVNVDKAEDVLLHRSILNECTDPENRPIFHVGFLNGRCRNPPCS, from the exons ATGGAGGACGATGACACCGAGGGTGTAGGCGAGAGCACCTGTCCCCCCGCCGCCGACCGAGGAGGCTCCTcctcggccggcggcggcggcggcgactcaCACGGTTACACTGACATCGAGAAGGAGGTATTCGACCGTCTCATGGAGAAGAGAATCCCGGAGGTCGTCGCGGACCCGGTGGCCTTCCGCGAAGAGCTCCACCGCCACTTCGAGCGCCTGCCGCTGAG CTACGCCATCGATGTGAACGTCGACAAGGCGGAGGACGTGCTGCTGCACCGGAGCATTCTCAACGAGTGCACTGACCCTGAAAATCGCCCCATCTTCCATGTGGGCTTCCTGAAC GGGAGATGTAGAAATCCTCCATGTTCATGA
- the LOC103647838 gene encoding serine/threonine-protein kinase STY46 isoform X1 gives MEDDDTEGVGESTCPPAADRGGSSSAGGGGGDSHGYTDIEKEVFDRLMEKRIPEVVADPVAFREELHRHFERLPLSYAIDVNVDKAEDVLLHRSILNECTDPENRPIFHVGFLNCIPPSLDPQYNTQSISITLNPSLRAKTVIVGVLRIPL, from the exons ATGGAGGACGATGACACCGAGGGTGTAGGCGAGAGCACCTGTCCCCCCGCCGCCGACCGAGGAGGCTCCTcctcggccggcggcggcggcggcgactcaCACGGTTACACTGACATCGAGAAGGAGGTATTCGACCGTCTCATGGAGAAGAGAATCCCGGAGGTCGTCGCGGACCCGGTGGCCTTCCGCGAAGAGCTCCACCGCCACTTCGAGCGCCTGCCGCTGAG CTACGCCATCGATGTGAACGTCGACAAGGCGGAGGACGTGCTGCTGCACCGGAGCATTCTCAACGAGTGCACTGACCCTGAAAATCGCCCCATCTTCCATGTGGGCTTCCTGAAC TGCATCCCGCCCTCGTTGGATCCACAGTATAACACTCAATCCATCTCTATAACACTCAATCCATCTCTACGAGCGAAAACGGTAATTGTGGGGGTTCTCAGGATTCCACTTTGA
- the LOC100285257 gene encoding 60S ribosomal protein L27a-3, whose protein sequence is MTTRFKKNRKKRGHVSAGHGRIGKHRKHPGGRGNAGGMHHHRILFDKYHPGYFGKVGMRYFHKLRNKFYCPAVNIERLWSMVPAEKAAEAVGDKAPQIDVTQFGYFKVLGKGVLPPKPIVVKAKLISKVAEKKIKAAGGAVVLTA, encoded by the coding sequence ATGACGACGCGCTTCAAGAAGAACCGCAAGAAGCGCGGCCACGTGTCCGCCGGGCACGGCCGCATCGGCAAGCACCGGAAGCATCCCGGAGGTCGCGGTAACGCCGGTGGCATGCACCACCACCGCATCCTCTTCGACAAGTACCATCCCGGCTACTTCGGTAAGGTCGGcatgcgctacttccacaagctcCGCAACAAGTTCTACTGCCCCGCGGTCAACATCGAGCGCCTCTGGTCGATGGTGCCCGCCGAAAAGGCGGCGGAAGCCGTCGGCGACAAGGCCCCGCAGATCGACGTCACGCAGTTCGGCTACTTCAAGGTGCTCGGGAAGGGGGTGCTGCCGCCCAAGCCCATCGTCGTCAAGGCCAAGCTCATCTCCAAGGTCGCCGAGAAGAAGATCAAAGCCGCCGGCGGCGCCGTCGTGCTCACCGCCTAG